Part of the Actinomyces howellii genome, GCCCGGCCCGGGGGTCCCCGGGCCGGATCCTGGTGCCGGGGCGCGAGTGCCCGGTACCGAGCGCCCTGTCGCTGGAGCCGGGCGTGCGAGCGCCCCGGGCCCCTCGACCGCTCCGGTCCAGCCGGTTCACTCCTTCGACGTCCTGTCCCCGGCCTGCCCGTCGCGCACGGTCCTGCGGCATCTCGTCGACCGCTGGACCCCCCTGGTCGTCACCGTGCTCGCGCGCGGGCCGCGGCGTTTCAGCGAGCTGCGGCGCGAGGTGGGTGGCGTGACCGCGAAGGTCCTGACCGAGACGCTGCGCTCCATGGAGCGCGACGGTCTTGTCAGGCGTGAGCAGACCTTCGGGGTCCCTCCGAGGGTGGACTACTCCCTGACTCCTCTGGGCTCCGGTCTCATCGAGCCGATCGCCGTCCTGCGCGCCTGGGTGGAGGAGCACGCCGAGGAGGTCCTGGCCCACCGCGAGGCGCACGACCGAGCCTGACCGGGCCCGATCGTGCGTCACCGGGCCTGATGGGGCGTCATTGGTCGCAGACCCCGATCGGCTGGGAGTGGCGGGTCGTGCGGACGCTCGTGGGGTCGCACCTCGCGAGGTGAGGTCGCAGGTCGGGCATGCGACCTCACCTCGAAAGAGTCGACGTCACGGCCTGGGGAACGACCTCACGCACCACAGGGCGACCTCGTCGGTCGCAGGTGGTGCCGGAACAGGAAGGCGGGCGCGCCTCGTCGGAGATCGGCCTCTCGAAGGGCTGCCAATCGATGGTCTCTTCAGCGACCATAGGACCATGAGCGCCCCCAAGCACGCCGCCGCCGGCCCCGCACTGCCCGCCTCGGCCCCCACCTGGTCCGCCTTCGCCGCCGAGGTGCCGGCCGAG contains:
- a CDS encoding winged helix-turn-helix transcriptional regulator; this encodes MSRRAGSPSAETSTAAPVEAPGPGVPGPDPGAGARVPGTERPVAGAGRASAPGPSTAPVQPVHSFDVLSPACPSRTVLRHLVDRWTPLVVTVLARGPRRFSELRREVGGVTAKVLTETLRSMERDGLVRREQTFGVPPRVDYSLTPLGSGLIEPIAVLRAWVEEHAEEVLAHREAHDRA